Proteins from one Paenibacillus sp. J23TS9 genomic window:
- a CDS encoding helix-turn-helix domain-containing protein — translation MLLSRIEENVSGTSETEYLNDLPISTVHLRRLFKFAFGVPLQSYIRSRKLAVSLEDLMQTEKRVLDIAIECGYEHEQTYIRAFKREYGLTPGECRDSGRNIHVTPPFHLFPKNDVCGNMVYGPDMVMIPSFHLIGQMYQIEIAVAPTKAPEVAKQFWWNKRHNVPNPIESNIYYGLTRTPDPSLSWTHYLPSMRVMNLNDIPEGFTGDTVPASMCVGFRYIGNHHYEEISELRAEALYTAIDKLAKEHNGRYELLDSEFFFEKIDTDAYDGQYCQMEWFAPIRVKNA, via the coding sequence TTGCTCCTATCCAGAATAGAAGAAAATGTTTCTGGTACGAGCGAGACAGAATATCTGAACGATCTCCCGATCTCCACTGTTCATTTGCGTCGACTTTTCAAGTTCGCTTTTGGCGTGCCGCTACAAAGCTATATCCGCTCTCGAAAGCTGGCCGTCAGCTTAGAGGATTTGATGCAAACTGAGAAGCGGGTCCTCGACATTGCTATCGAATGCGGTTATGAACATGAGCAAACCTACATACGCGCGTTTAAACGCGAATATGGGCTTACGCCTGGTGAATGTAGAGATTCAGGCAGAAACATTCACGTAACACCTCCTTTTCATCTGTTTCCAAAGAACGATGTTTGCGGGAATATGGTATACGGGCCGGATATGGTCATGATTCCCTCCTTTCATTTAATCGGGCAAATGTATCAAATTGAGATCGCTGTAGCGCCGACAAAAGCACCCGAAGTTGCCAAACAGTTTTGGTGGAACAAGCGGCATAATGTTCCTAATCCAATAGAATCCAATATCTATTACGGTCTAACGAGGACACCTGATCCATCGCTTAGTTGGACGCACTATCTACCGTCTATGCGTGTAATGAATCTGAACGATATTCCAGAGGGCTTTACAGGTGACACAGTCCCTGCTTCTATGTGTGTCGGCTTTCGCTATATTGGGAACCATCATTACGAGGAGATTAGCGAACTACGCGCAGAGGCGCTGTATACTGCCATCGATAAGCTTGCCAAGGAGCACAACGGGAGATATGAGCTTCTGGATAGCGAATTCTTTTTCGAAAAAATCGATACGGATGCTTATGATGGCCAGTATTGTCAAATGGAATGGTTTGCTCCCATCAGAGTGAAGAACGCTTAA
- a CDS encoding DUF4386 domain-containing protein — translation MMRDRRNARILGIFYILAAVTSIIAVVLYGPVLSEQWQMAVANGSETKVLIGVFNDLLLIVTAVGTAVMLFPYVRHWNEHLALGYLCFRFMEAVFIAIGIISILGLLQLSSYYDTANLAAKTSLEPIGLLLQSIYRWTAMLGPNFMLGINTSLYSYLLYRTGYVPKPIAIFGMITAVMVFLAGLLQMFGIIGPYSAVKGLMALPVGVYEMSLAVWFIVKGFHGENLAKLRAKTASSSLVK, via the coding sequence ATGATGCGAGACCGAAGGAATGCAAGGATACTGGGGATTTTTTATATCCTTGCTGCAGTGACGTCAATCATAGCGGTTGTTTTGTATGGGCCGGTTTTGTCAGAACAATGGCAGATGGCCGTGGCAAATGGATCGGAAACGAAGGTCTTAATCGGTGTATTCAATGACCTCTTGCTTATCGTAACGGCTGTTGGTACAGCAGTCATGCTGTTTCCCTACGTTCGGCATTGGAATGAGCATCTTGCACTCGGGTATCTTTGTTTCCGGTTTATGGAAGCTGTTTTTATTGCGATTGGTATCATAAGTATATTAGGTTTGTTACAACTTAGTTCGTATTATGATACTGCTAACTTAGCTGCTAAGACCAGTTTAGAGCCCATAGGGCTGTTGCTGCAGTCGATTTATCGCTGGACGGCTATGTTGGGTCCAAATTTTATGTTGGGCATCAATACGAGTCTGTATAGTTATTTGCTTTATCGAACAGGCTATGTGCCTAAACCGATAGCGATTTTCGGAATGATTACAGCGGTTATGGTATTTTTAGCTGGTTTGCTGCAAATGTTTGGGATCATCGGACCCTATTCGGCGGTAAAAGGATTGATGGCACTTCCTGTGGGTGTTTACGAGATGAGCTTGGCAGTCTGGTTCATTGTGAAGGGATTTCATGGGGAGAACCTGGCTAAATTGAGAGCAAAAACAGCTTCTTCGTCGTTAGTAAAATAA
- a CDS encoding helix-turn-helix transcriptional regulator, with the protein MDHNEVIERALIHIEGHLQQPLTVESVANTFNMSKYYFHRLFSAMMSCSLNQYILSRRLNASLTFIQNKNSSLTDIAYQMGFGTQASFTRAFKRQYGVAPSSLKTGLTTISPVPIPTVVKRPIKNINGDIVTDFTLTEFKETRISGIAFEVDLAHDDYKEKIRAHSEMLLSHIDGTINGPCYVIYSNCQPDSTSFKVLFGIPSRIEIDKPYYFTVDMPQIFCARFNYSGDLLDIGDVLKSDYARFLKISRQETDEIDIELIQAFDDVHQLDSTYHIYAPIKKLPTDSDL; encoded by the coding sequence ATGGACCATAACGAAGTTATCGAACGTGCTTTGATCCATATCGAGGGCCATTTACAACAGCCCTTAACCGTAGAATCCGTTGCCAATACCTTCAACATGTCTAAATACTATTTTCATCGGCTGTTTTCTGCTATGATGAGCTGTTCGTTAAACCAATACATTCTATCCCGAAGATTGAATGCATCTTTAACCTTTATTCAAAACAAAAACAGCTCTCTAACCGATATTGCGTATCAAATGGGCTTCGGTACGCAAGCCTCATTCACTCGAGCTTTCAAACGACAATACGGCGTAGCTCCAAGTTCTTTAAAAACAGGACTTACAACCATCTCTCCTGTCCCTATACCTACAGTGGTGAAGAGACCTATAAAGAACATTAACGGGGATATCGTCACGGATTTCACCCTGACCGAATTCAAGGAGACCCGAATCAGTGGGATCGCCTTTGAAGTGGATTTAGCCCATGATGATTACAAGGAGAAGATCCGCGCACATTCAGAAATGCTGTTGAGTCATATTGATGGAACCATCAATGGTCCTTGTTATGTCATTTATTCAAACTGTCAACCCGATTCAACTTCGTTTAAGGTACTGTTCGGGATCCCAAGCCGTATTGAAATTGATAAGCCTTATTATTTCACGGTTGATATGCCGCAAATTTTTTGTGCCAGGTTCAACTATAGCGGTGACCTTCTTGATATTGGGGATGTACTGAAAAGCGACTATGCTCGTTTTTTAAAAATCTCCAGGCAGGAAACGGACGAAATAGATATTGAACTCATTCAAGCTTTTGATGACGTCCATCAGCTGGATTCGACCTACCATATCTATGCGCCTATCAAAAAACTCCCTACCGATTCTGATTTGTAA
- a CDS encoding heme oxygenase, whose product MIVVTNRIKVKKGMGAVMAPSFTAPGPLDTSEGFVKVEVLLTQNITEYDELNVNMYWENIDSFTAWRNSDAFKSAHKRPEPGSEAANKESPILGSEIITYEVASVKNR is encoded by the coding sequence ATGATCGTAGTCACGAACAGAATTAAAGTGAAAAAAGGAATGGGCGCGGTAATGGCACCGAGTTTTACAGCACCAGGCCCGCTAGACACTTCCGAGGGCTTTGTAAAAGTAGAGGTATTGTTGACACAGAACATAACTGAATACGATGAGTTAAATGTAAACATGTATTGGGAGAATATTGATTCCTTTACAGCTTGGAGAAATAGCGATGCCTTTAAATCAGCACACAAACGTCCAGAACCAGGTTCAGAGGCAGCAAATAAAGAATCTCCAATTCTCGGAAGTGAGATCATAACTTATGAAGTGGCATCAGTAAAAAACCGATAG
- a CDS encoding ABC transporter ATP-binding protein, with protein sequence MTEGLQITAASKYYNEGLNRIAALDRVSLKVEPGEFVAVVGPSGSGKSTFLSVAGALLKASEGEVKLNGKDISKLSGKQLSDIRLHEIGFIMQASNLVPYLNVLDQLLVVKRMSGKVRAADKAMAIKLLEELGLGTKLKSYPEELSGGEKQRTAIARALINDPNVILADEPTASLDTKRAHEVVSLIAHEVRTRHKAAIMVTHDERLLTYCDKVYRMEDGKLSLAELESVH encoded by the coding sequence ATGACTGAAGGCTTGCAAATAACAGCAGCTTCCAAATATTACAACGAAGGATTGAATCGTATTGCAGCATTAGACCGAGTGTCCTTAAAAGTGGAGCCGGGTGAGTTCGTCGCAGTGGTAGGTCCGTCCGGTTCTGGTAAAAGCACCTTCCTATCCGTTGCGGGTGCACTGCTTAAAGCTTCCGAGGGAGAGGTTAAACTAAATGGGAAGGACATATCGAAGCTGTCAGGCAAACAACTATCCGATATCCGATTGCATGAGATTGGTTTCATCATGCAGGCCTCGAATTTGGTTCCGTACCTGAACGTTCTTGATCAGCTGCTTGTCGTGAAGCGGATGTCGGGAAAGGTTCGTGCAGCAGACAAAGCTATGGCTATAAAGTTGCTTGAAGAGCTTGGTCTAGGCACGAAGCTGAAGAGCTACCCGGAGGAGCTGTCCGGGGGCGAGAAGCAGCGGACCGCCATTGCCCGCGCGTTAATTAACGATCCCAATGTCATATTGGCGGATGAACCTACAGCAAGCTTGGATACCAAGCGCGCCCATGAAGTTGTCTCCTTGATTGCCCATGAGGTGAGAACACGCCACAAAGCGGCGATTATGGTCACACATGATGAGCGTCTTCTTACCTACTGCGACAAGGTATACCGGATGGAGGATGGCAAATTATCTCTAGCGGAGCTGGAGTCCGTCCATTAA
- a CDS encoding ABC transporter permease — MFLALKELRHSKTRFLMIAIIFVLISWLVFILSGLGNGLSTLAASTFKTMKADYVVFEQGSKASMSKSLLSNDLSAKLAEMPNVSAVSPMGTIMASAIKGSSKLNEDKVDIAIIGIDPGSFLEPAIIEGSGLTSDQMTKVIVNETMKDEGFKLGDTFQLDGSTESLTIVGFVKNQTYNHVAAVFTPIEEWRKLAFAAPGSDKGVKDPVNAIMLQGKDIDRSTINEQLSGTDTVTRAAAVQGMPGYKEENGTIMMMLAFLLAISAFIIGVFFYVFTMQKSNQFGIMKAIGSKNGFLGKAVVSQVFVLSLSSIIVGILLTYGTAAIMPKGMPFMLDTKLVFTYSIVLLVISLLSSLVSVRTISKIDPLTALGRVE, encoded by the coding sequence ATGTTTTTGGCTTTAAAGGAATTGAGACACAGCAAGACAAGGTTCTTGATGATTGCTATCATTTTTGTACTTATTTCTTGGCTGGTGTTTATATTGTCGGGTTTGGGGAATGGGTTATCTACGCTTGCGGCTTCGACGTTTAAGACGATGAAGGCTGATTATGTGGTTTTCGAACAAGGGTCGAAGGCTTCAATGAGTAAGTCTTTATTGTCTAATGATTTGTCAGCTAAATTAGCAGAGATGCCGAATGTAAGTGCCGTTTCACCTATGGGAACCATCATGGCATCGGCAATCAAAGGGAGTAGCAAGTTGAATGAGGATAAAGTAGATATAGCGATTATTGGAATTGACCCGGGGAGCTTTCTTGAGCCGGCGATTATTGAAGGCTCGGGGCTGACATCCGATCAGATGACGAAGGTCATTGTCAATGAGACGATGAAAGACGAAGGATTTAAGCTAGGGGACACCTTCCAATTAGATGGCTCGACGGAATCGTTGACAATTGTCGGCTTTGTCAAGAATCAGACGTATAACCACGTAGCAGCTGTATTTACACCTATAGAAGAGTGGCGTAAGCTTGCGTTTGCGGCACCAGGCTCGGACAAGGGAGTCAAGGACCCCGTCAATGCGATTATGCTTCAAGGTAAAGATATAGATCGGAGTACTATAAATGAACAGCTTTCGGGTACCGATACGGTTACCCGTGCGGCAGCGGTACAGGGAATGCCCGGATACAAGGAAGAGAATGGCACAATCATGATGATGCTTGCGTTCCTGCTTGCGATCTCTGCATTCATCATTGGCGTGTTCTTCTATGTATTCACGATGCAGAAATCCAACCAGTTCGGGATTATGAAAGCGATCGGGTCCAAGAATGGATTCTTAGGTAAAGCCGTCGTCTCACAGGTGTTCGTCTTGTCGCTCTCAAGCATTATCGTTGGCATCTTATTGACCTATGGGACAGCGGCAATCATGCCCAAAGGCATGCCGTTCATGCTGGATACGAAGCTGGTGTTCACGTATTCCATTGTATTGCTCGTGATCTCATTGCTTAGTTCATTGGTATCCGTTCGCACGATATCGAAAATTGATCCGCTTACGGCACTTGGGAGGGTTGAGTAA
- a CDS encoding TetR/AcrR family transcriptional regulator: MGRKQAFTKSELLDQTKRVLLEYGYEGFQLKLLSKSLVGARSTIYQYYANKEEIVAACMKRSMENVLQKASAIDETDCMTALQHLLDVYLEEANLHQLLGYAHKINKANSAAAAHDLEFVEQAHVTLKNQLERLFARAQEEGHLNTSIPLPAIIGVFFNLIETPNMMNIPTPQWSKLLYQMWLGGVGRR, translated from the coding sequence ATGGGAAGAAAGCAGGCTTTTACAAAATCAGAGTTGCTTGATCAAACCAAGAGAGTGCTTCTCGAATACGGTTATGAGGGGTTTCAACTTAAGTTATTATCCAAGAGCCTGGTTGGGGCAAGGAGCACAATTTACCAATATTATGCCAACAAAGAAGAGATCGTTGCTGCATGTATGAAACGGTCCATGGAAAATGTATTACAGAAGGCGTCGGCTATTGATGAAACGGATTGCATGACTGCTCTTCAACATCTGCTGGATGTATATCTGGAGGAAGCTAATCTCCATCAATTGCTTGGATATGCTCATAAAATAAATAAAGCCAATTCTGCGGCTGCGGCCCATGATCTTGAATTTGTTGAGCAAGCGCATGTGACTTTAAAAAATCAACTGGAGCGATTGTTTGCTCGTGCTCAGGAAGAGGGACACTTGAATACAAGCATCCCACTTCCTGCCATTATAGGTGTATTTTTTAACCTGATTGAAACTCCCAATATGATGAATATTCCTACTCCTCAGTGGAGCAAGCTATTGTACCAAATGTGGCTAGGAGGAGTAGGAAGACGATAA
- a CDS encoding aldo/keto reductase, with product MEYVKLGRSGLEVSKLSLGTMSFGVPERGNTPWSLDEEQSRPIIKKALESGINFFSTANMYSDGTSEEILGRALKDFAHRDEVVIATKVFVPMRKGPNAMGLSRKAIMTEVDNSLRRLGTDYVDLYQIHRWDPNTPIEETMEALHDLVKAGKARYIGASSMLAWQFAKAQHVAERNGWTRFISMENRLNLLYREEEREMLPLCRDEEVGVTPYLPLAAGRLTRDWSEQTVRSEKDQVAKAIFSKTEEADRKVAERVAEVAANRGISRAQVALAWLLQKEEVTAPIMGSTKISHLEDAVSALSVKLTSEEITRLEELYIPHPFV from the coding sequence ATGGAATATGTAAAACTTGGACGCAGCGGGTTAGAGGTCTCAAAGTTAAGCCTTGGAACCATGAGCTTCGGAGTACCTGAACGCGGCAATACCCCATGGTCTCTGGATGAGGAGCAAAGTAGACCGATTATTAAGAAGGCACTCGAATCGGGCATCAACTTTTTCAGCACCGCCAACATGTATTCCGACGGAACAAGCGAAGAAATTCTCGGACGTGCCTTAAAGGACTTCGCTCATCGTGACGAAGTCGTCATAGCAACAAAGGTATTTGTTCCAATGCGCAAAGGTCCGAATGCTATGGGACTTTCCCGTAAAGCTATCATGACCGAAGTTGATAACAGTCTAAGACGACTCGGAACAGACTATGTCGATTTGTACCAGATACATCGGTGGGATCCTAATACGCCGATTGAGGAGACCATGGAGGCTCTTCACGATTTAGTTAAGGCGGGCAAGGCCAGATACATCGGTGCATCCTCGATGCTGGCATGGCAGTTTGCGAAAGCTCAACATGTCGCAGAGCGCAACGGCTGGACACGGTTCATTTCCATGGAGAATAGATTAAACCTGCTCTATCGGGAAGAAGAACGAGAAATGCTCCCCCTTTGCAGAGACGAGGAAGTTGGCGTCACTCCTTACCTGCCTTTGGCTGCAGGCCGGTTAACCCGGGATTGGAGTGAGCAGACCGTGCGATCAGAGAAGGACCAGGTAGCAAAGGCCATATTTAGTAAGACGGAAGAGGCAGATCGCAAAGTCGCGGAAAGAGTTGCGGAAGTTGCTGCTAACCGGGGAATTTCGCGCGCACAAGTTGCACTTGCATGGTTGCTGCAAAAAGAAGAGGTCACCGCGCCGATTATGGGTTCGACCAAAATCAGCCATCTGGAAGATGCAGTTTCGGCGTTGTCGGTTAAATTGACTTCTGAAGAAATTACCCGTTTAGAAGAACTGTATATTCCACATCCATTCGTATAA
- a CDS encoding SDR family oxidoreductase — translation MQDKPVALVTGANKGIGLQIAKDLTAHGFTVLVGSRNLEKGETAAKSVGADARALQLDVTNQDSISAAAERIRSELGRLDVLVNNAGISHQGQPGRPLEEVGKSGRPSVASLEEVRAVFETNVFGVIAVTQAMLPLLRDAPAARIVNVSSGSGSLTLNADPTSSHREMFGAVYSPSKTALNAITLAFAIELESTGIKVNAVCPGFTATYLNNFEGTGTVEQAARHPVRLALLDEDGPTGTFSNERCQLPW, via the coding sequence ATGCAGGATAAACCCGTGGCTTTGGTCACCGGAGCCAATAAAGGAATCGGTCTTCAAATCGCGAAAGATCTCACGGCGCACGGCTTCACTGTACTTGTCGGCTCGCGCAATCTCGAGAAAGGGGAGACGGCCGCGAAGAGCGTCGGAGCGGATGCCCGCGCCCTCCAACTCGACGTTACAAATCAAGATTCCATCTCCGCCGCGGCAGAGCGCATCCGGAGCGAGCTCGGTCGTCTCGATGTGCTCGTGAACAATGCGGGCATATCGCACCAAGGTCAGCCGGGCAGGCCTCTTGAGGAGGTCGGGAAGTCGGGGCGCCCAAGCGTAGCCTCTCTAGAAGAGGTGCGAGCGGTGTTCGAGACGAATGTGTTCGGCGTCATTGCCGTCACGCAAGCGATGCTGCCGCTCCTTCGTGATGCGCCGGCAGCGCGTATCGTCAACGTATCAAGCGGTTCGGGCTCATTGACGTTGAACGCAGATCCGACTAGTTCGCATCGTGAGATGTTTGGCGCCGTTTACAGCCCTTCGAAGACGGCTCTCAATGCGATTACGCTCGCCTTCGCCATTGAACTCGAGTCGACAGGCATTAAGGTCAATGCGGTATGCCCGGGCTTCACCGCGACGTATCTCAACAACTTTGAGGGCACGGGCACCGTAGAGCAAGCCGCGCGGCATCCTGTGCGCCTTGCACTCCTCGACGAGGACGGTCCGACGGGCACATTCTCAAACGAAAGATGCCAACTCCCGTGGTAA
- a CDS encoding MarR family winged helix-turn-helix transcriptional regulator — MDINKVSEDEMQIWNMWKGSFKRIFGRVVKELSEQTGLSEGDFGILDRLVQFGDGKLRQQELADSMNWDKSRLSHHLTRMEKRGHVIRSPLDADRGVQVIITSAGKAALDEALPIVSMAIRKYFLDQLTDQDIESITKLAERTKSDPSLR; from the coding sequence ATGGATATCAATAAAGTAAGCGAAGATGAAATGCAAATATGGAATATGTGGAAAGGCTCCTTTAAGCGAATCTTCGGTCGCGTTGTTAAGGAGCTTTCTGAACAAACAGGGCTCTCAGAAGGAGACTTTGGAATACTAGATCGGTTAGTCCAATTCGGAGATGGCAAGCTTCGCCAACAGGAACTAGCCGACTCGATGAACTGGGATAAGAGCAGATTATCACATCATTTGACGCGGATGGAAAAACGGGGCCATGTTATAAGGAGTCCATTAGACGCAGACCGTGGTGTCCAGGTCATCATCACTTCTGCCGGAAAAGCAGCTTTGGATGAGGCCCTACCCATCGTCTCAATGGCAATACGCAAATATTTTCTGGATCAATTAACCGATCAAGACATTGAATCGATTACGAAGCTGGCAGAAAGAACAAAAAGCGACCCTAGCCTCCGATAA